DNA from Drosophila busckii strain San Diego stock center, stock number 13000-0081.31 chromosome 2R, ASM1175060v1, whole genome shotgun sequence:
AAAtagcataacaaattaaattgaaaacaaataaatgtaatttattcgAGTTGAGTTGGCGAAACTACTGCTAAAGTCGAGCTTCCAAGTTTATTAGCCGATCGACAGTCAGATATAATTTTTGAGTAATATCTGCTAAGTACATAGACTGCTCAAGCTGatcacacatatatacatatttaatgcagcttgccacgcccactattGGACACTAAAAGACCATTTAGTACATAGTTTATGGCAGAGTCCGCAAAGTAAAGAAATACGACTAAAccagtttgtgtgtgtgtgtgtgtgaatgaaaatgtaaaagaaataatttacttCTACTttttgccgcagcagctgtgaGTTAGTTATGTCGAGTGCGAAGGCGAGCGAAAGGGACAGCATGCTATCTATACTATATTGCACTAAATTTTAACAGGATTTAGccttgatgctgctgctcgctgtcACTGCTAACAAGCTGCAGCCTTCAAGGCGCTGTCTCAGTCTTAGTTTCCCTAGTCTCAACTTCTTGCGTCAAGTGTGCTCAACCGACCGCATCGAGCCACAGACGGGCACAACAAAGTCCAGCTGCCGTCAGACGCTGGTGGAACGTAGAGCGTTGGGGGCTGGAAGCTGAATGAGTTTTGTCGCAAATCCGCTTATGTCCACGTCGTAACAACGAAAAATTGTGATGCCCAGCACTGCCGCTCTCATGGTGGCAATGTGATGTCAGCTAGCCCACATTTCCAACCTCtgacctcacacacacacagaccaTTGACTGGCCGTTGGCATTTTAGCAggccacataaataaatttcataaatcttttgcactttaacgcttttgctttaagttggaccaagctgtgtgtgtctggcacTTGAATTAATTCTCAATTACGTGTAAGCCTTTTAAGGCTTTAAATCtttacatgtgtatgtgtgtgtgtgtgtgctgcagaCTACCCATAAACAAAGGATCTGCCTGAAAAAAGTGTAAACTAAGAAAATTTGAACATGTTTTGAGCAGTTTGAACTTATATagaagcttttaattatagctgttggtttattattttattattatcgaCGATAGTcaacattaatattttaaccTATATCTTGTGTAAGGAAACATAATTTGTTCAtcaagtttgttttattttaatttataacataaaCTTGCAttagcttataatttattatataaacgtcaaaataatattattttgcctATATCTGCAATTTATTCGGTATTCGAATTTTGTTGCGTTTGCaattgcttgaatttaaaattggGTCAATTAGTATTTGCTTTGGGCTCTGAAACTAAACCATGAAAAGCGTAGATTTAAAATCAACGTCATTTGATTTTTCACTATTTATTTCAACATAAACATCCGAGtaagtaatataaattatttccaATTTATTCTGTTTGAAGCAGACTAGATCTATTTGaaaaaaagctaaatcaacatcactgctgtgtgtgttacaatttagcagcatttacataaattcatatacaatttacatttacgTATACATAATATTTCGATATGGCAATAAGCGATGAAGAAGTTGATCATATAATAAACACGCTAAGCTCGTTGCAAGGCGCAGAGAGCAACTTGCCACAGAAGCTGATTACTGAGCTTTGTCTGCGCGCTCGCGAGTTGTTCAGCATGGAGCCGATGCTGCTGGAGGTGGCGGCGCCGTTGAATATTTGCGGCGACCTGCACGGACAGTTCGAGGATCTGTTGCGCATTTTCGCTGCTTGCGGCACGCCGCCCACAACCAGATACTTGTTCCTAGGCGACTACGTGGATCGAGGCAAGCAGTCGCTGGAGACcatttgcttgctgtttgccTACAAGGTGCGCTATCCGCAGCATGTGCATTTGCTGCGCGGCAATCACGAGTGCGCCAGCATCAACAAGTTGTATGGTGAgtaaatcaattgcattttaagcatAACTAATGCGTGTGTGCAATGCGCAGGCTTCTATGATGAGCTTAAGCGGCGCTATAATGTCAAGCTCTGGCGCAGCTTTGTGGACTGCTTTAACTATTTGCCCGCTGCGGCGGTGGTGGGCACGCGCATCTTTTGCTGCCATGGCGGGCTGTCGCCGCATCTGCAAAGCTTGCAACAGATACGCGAGCTGAAGCGTCCCAGCGATGTGCCCCGGCAGGGACTGCTCTGTGATCTGCTGTGGGCGGATCTCAACCACGAGGGACTGGGCTGGGGCCACAATGAGCGCGGCCTTAGCGTCAGCTATGCCGAGGACAACATCGAGGAGTTTGCCAGCAAGCATGATATCGATTTAATATGCCGCGCTCATGAGGTCGTCGAGGATGGTTACGAGTTCTTTGCCCAGCGCCGGCTTGTAACGATTTTCTCTGCTCCCAACTATTGCGGCGAGATGAACAATGCGGGTGCagttatgaaaattaataaacttttgcaatgCTCGTTTGCCGTACTCAAGCCCTTGCAGCATTTCAAGGACTGCAAGGCGGTGCCCAAGGTGCTCTACTGCAAGTCCGCCATTAAATAAAGTattgtgtttaaattaaaacaaaagtaagtGGGCGGCTTTGACTTTTATGCCATATACACTTTAATTGTTCAAATAgtatagcatatatttatttgaacgAAAAAGTCATAGCAcacataaatttgattttaactgCTGTTTAACTTGAGTTATTTGTCTAGCTAATAAATTAGTAGTTATGGCTATTTCGCTCTTGTGCGTTTATGCGCCagataaatcaaatgcaaaatggcTTAATTGTGTCGTCGGTCTTAACCGCAAGGGGCTctgaaaaaattaaagcaatcaAATGCAGTCAACTGTTAAGCGTTTTGACATACGACTGATGATGTCGATTATGTCTCGACAGCAGCGAGCTTAACATATTtctgcacatgtgtgtgcacatgtgtgtgtgtgtgtgtctggggTTGTGTTCAAAGGTCAATCGCTGGTCTTGTTGAACCTGTGAGCCGGCCTAGAACTTGTCTACACATTTTTTCATATGTCATTTGCAGTAATGTGTTGCTTGttcttcagttgctgctgccgctgctgctgctgctgctgctgctggctcagcTTTGTGCTCAGTCAAATGAATTTAACATATGGCGCTTAACATTGACTGTTGATGTTGATTTGCTGCAAATGAGCGTTGAATGTTGCAGGTTGAAGCTGTGTGTGAGTTCGCTTACAACAAGTTAATGCTTTAAGAAGTGATGGGCGAGCGGTTGCCGGGGAGGGGGGCTTTCGTGGCGGACTGTGCTCAGTGTTGCATACAAAAGTTATTCGTGTCGTCTCTGTTGCTTACGCCGCACGCTCGAATAATTTAATACTCTACATGGCAGTTCCGGACGAGGACAAACCAAAAAGTCTCTgactctgtctgtgtgtctgtgtgttagtgtgtgtgtgtgtattcatTGCCCAAAAATGTCTTTGCTGACTCTCGCTCGCTCCCAAATTCGCTGCTTGCTCTTGtatgttttcttttcatttcctatatgtgtgtgtgtgagtgtgcatgttagtgtatgtgtatgtgtgtacatttGGCATGCACAGAGCGTGCCATTTGACTGCAATTTAATGCGCTCTCTAAAGCAGCTTcttgaaatttgttgctgccactgctgctgctgctgctgctttatgtttgccaaatgacaaatcacatttatttattttaacccCCTCTGCCTTCATCTACTtaccatacatatatactgcATATGTGTAGCATATTTGCAAACTATAGCAAACTGCTTGCTTAAATTCCAACAAGTTAAACGCTTTGCcaataataattgttgcacTCAAGAGTTTTTGTGCGCTTAATCGCATAGCTAACAACTAATAATGCTCTTTAGCTTGaagcttgtgtatgtgtgtgtggtcgcAAACTTATGCATATGCTTTTGCTACAAAGTATTTTGcgaaagcagcttaaagccgTTTGCTGAGTTATTGATTtacataagcaaaataaaaactgttgcctacttttatgCGCAAGCGATTAAACTTTTATCAACAGCATAAGGGCTGATGGCTGACAATGGACGCTGGCCCAAGGACgactacgacgacgacgacgctggcTGATAATCTGTGCAAAGTGGGTCAACCAGCACTTTAAGTATTGGCAAGCATGTGGACATGCTGCTGTCCGTGCTGAGGTTGACGTGAGagtattgcatttaattaagagTAAAATTCAGCGCAATAACATGGATGATAAATGGTGTAAGCGATAAGGCAAAGAcgaaggcaaaggcaaaggagTTGGTCGTGTTGGGCGTGCGTTTAATGACTGATTGTCGCGTattttgtgcaaaagtttaattaagaAAATGCACACTAATGACAACTAATGGCCCTAAGGGGGCCACACCTTGTGGGCAAGCGCGGCTTAAGCTGCTGAAATATTAGTTGTTAACATGGCCAGCAAGAGTAaccgaaaaataaaagacaaagcaCATGATCAATTCTCATTTATGTGCGCTGCCCTTCAACTTAAATGCCTCAAActgaaagcagcagcggcggcggcggcggcagcagcagcagcagctcgactCGACTCAATCAAGTTAATGGCAACCAAATGGGTTTTTGATGCGCTTTCGCGCGCTGCTGCGAACTCCATGAAGTGCCTTCATAAAAAATGATTGCTATGCCCAGCCGTGGCTACAGTTCGCAGTTTTGCAGTACTCGCGCGATTGTAAGCCAAGAGTTTACGCTTGGCCTAATGAAAGCCTGCCTTGGACATTTAATGTGCGCCACTGAggtataaaaagtaaataagttGACTTAGCCTCAGACAAAAAGTGGGCGTGACTACGTTTCGCTTATTGACAATTTGAGCATTTGTGCGTTAAATTCTTATGAAAGCCTCAAGCCCAccgaagccaaagccaaagcaaaagcattggctgctgctgctgctgctgcttatagtTAATAACAGCACTTCATAAAGCCACGAGCCACCAGTTTGAGGTGTGTTTCAcatgcctgtctgtctgtccgcctCTCAGTCAGTTCACTTGTGTAcatatgttgctgttgattttttctttttgctgcctttggcttggcttgaaCCCTCAGACGGCTCGTGCCGCCTGAAAGTCTAATCAAATTAATGGAATATTTCAACGCTTATGTGTGCCCTCCCAACGATGTTTCCTTTactttcattgttgttgttgttgtattcttGTATAACTTCAACAGCTTCGTTGCCTTTTTTAGGGCTCGTTTGTTAGAGTATCTTAAGtgatataacatttttaaattttttatgagcTAATGTACTTCAGCGCTCGCGTTGTCAGGCATTGTTTACTCGTTATGTGCTTAGCCTCTCGTCAGCGCTAACTCGTTGCGTTGGCTTAACTTTTTAATCGTTATTTAAATGGCTGCTCGTTTGCTTACACTCGCTATTGTCGACGCGAATCgctataatttgaattatagCACAGATTACTTCatgctttttcttttgttgtgcCACTTGCTTGATGGTGACCTCACGCTGTTTGACTTCCTTGCTCCTCCCCCTGCTATGTACTGTAGTTATTTTCgcatgttatatatttttttctcgGAAGCGCACTTTGAAATcgttttttcttctttacagcttgtatattgtttttttttttatactttgcgGATGTATgcagattgttgttgttattgttatagcTACCTTTTTGGCTTGGCTCGTGGCACGggcttggctttgtttttgcttagtCGTCtccttatttattttttatgctttgcctGCTCGGCTGGCAGGCAGCTAAGGaatgcttttaataaactGACTGCCGCATAGGAAATTATTCTGTTAACTCTGTCGATGGCATAGCGCAGATTTTGATTGCAAAtgcttgttcttgtttttgctGGTCAAGCAAAATTGCTCCAATgtattataattcaattacatTGACCCACActggagttgttgttgttgttgctgtttggcatTGGAGCTGCTTAACATTTACCACAGCCAAGCTGCttctaattaattgcataatcaGTCAAACAAAACCGCAGCGCTCACTCTCGCTTTGCTCAAATTGTAAATGAAACGCAAAGAAACAATCAAAATTCCCAAAGTCACAGCAGCCACGTGGCTGCCACAATGGTGGAGGAAGAGGAGGAGAAGACAAGAATTCTACaagtgtttttaatatttaattgctttttaaatgaGTCCgagcattttatattatttgatgATGTAAATGTTACTTAGCCAGCAGTCATTGTCGTCAGCTTGCAAATTATTCAAAGCGCTTCTGTTGACAGCGCGCGCAGAGCGAAGCTCAGAGCAGCGGCGACGAGGAGCAGTGCGTCAAGTAATGGCCCAAGTggcaatttatcaattaaaattgcgcttaactgcaagcagcagcaaacaaaaaaaagcagcaaaaaaaaaatacttaaatagcaagcaataaaaagcaaagagaagcaaaattaaatggcaATGTCACAGCAGCGACTGGCATGGGACTGTCTGCCATCTTTAGTGGCATTGGCAGTTgacacagttgctgctgccgccgctccGTTCACCTTTCAAGTCGCTAGTCGAGAGAGCTTTACGTTAACGTTAGCtgaagcaactgcaactgcgcCCGGCTTGGCTATTGGCCCCCATCAagtggcattttaattaaagctcgATGCCAATGCTGCATAAATCTTGTGCTCTCGCTGCTTGACATCAATAAGagctgcaagcaacaagctAAATTGTTGATTTAAGTAGCTTTATAAAGAAAGCAGCTTGCGTGCAAGTCTGAAACCCGAGCTGGTAATTAAACTGATGTACTTGctgctctagctgctgctggtgtttttatcaaattgtaatttatctGCCTAAACTTTTATGACGTTCAGGGACTTCACTTTAGTGCTAATTAATTAGTATGCCTCCTGACCTCAAGTCAACAATCTGTGGTCAATGGCATTCGgcttgcttgttgctgctgctgctgctggtgctacACATAtttctactatatatatttaataaactgctCCAAGTTGACTGAACTGTGGCTAAActtttgccaaatatttgttttctgGCTTCGTTTATTCATGtctctgtgtttgtgtgtttatcATTAAGCcatagctgttaaatttcaattataattaacaatcaattaaattactttttggAAAATATGCGTACACAGGTGAAATCTTTTCAATTACTAATGTTAAAgattacaaacaattttatttatttactttgattattttgttGAAACAACATGCGATACAGTTTGCTGGGCAAATCAACTGCCTTGtcttaagtttattttgagCTGTAATGcaatattgaat
Protein-coding regions in this window:
- the LOC108594982 gene encoding serine/threonine-protein phosphatase PP-Y, which translates into the protein MAISDEEVDHIINTLSSLQGAESNLPQKLITELCLRARELFSMEPMLLEVAAPLNICGDLHGQFEDLLRIFAACGTPPTTRYLFLGDYVDRGKQSLETICLLFAYKVRYPQHVHLLRGNHECASINKLYGFYDELKRRYNVKLWRSFVDCFNYLPAAAVVGTRIFCCHGGLSPHLQSLQQIRELKRPSDVPRQGLLCDLLWADLNHEGLGWGHNERGLSVSYAEDNIEEFASKHDIDLICRAHEVVEDGYEFFAQRRLVTIFSAPNYCGEMNNAGAVMKINKLLQCSFAVLKPLQHFKDCKAVPKVLYCKSAIK